A window of Rhodospirillaceae bacterium contains these coding sequences:
- the mltG gene encoding endolytic transglycosylase MltG encodes MILLTAVLLNWHYYSAANNKIFKEFQIVIPYGQPNLSIARTLIKEGVFKNTTDFTLTYWLVTGGRTLKAGGYTFKGQVSSRDVLRRLYLGQVDQYRITIPEGLTNYQIIQLLQNHPNLEGIITSEYWEKLPEGSFLPETYYFTLSEDRLKLLQRMQAALETVINEVWNSRPADFPLNNPRDLIALASIVEKETGKNEERPRVAAVFFNRLKQKIKLQSDATVIYGLTLGRFELERSLKREDLKNPTPYNTYTNFGLPPTPIANPGKASIIAVVHPLQTKELFFVADGKGGHSFAENLEQHNKNIQEWLKIIRKPTILNP; translated from the coding sequence GTGATATTACTTACAGCCGTTCTTTTAAATTGGCATTACTATTCAGCTGCAAACAATAAGATTTTCAAAGAATTCCAAATAGTTATCCCTTATGGGCAGCCCAATTTGTCTATTGCAAGAACCCTAATTAAAGAAGGGGTTTTTAAAAACACGACAGATTTTACTTTAACTTATTGGCTAGTAACTGGTGGTCGAACGTTAAAGGCTGGCGGATACACTTTTAAAGGGCAAGTTTCTTCCCGGGATGTTTTAAGAAGACTTTATTTAGGGCAAGTGGATCAGTACCGCATCACTATCCCTGAGGGTTTAACCAATTACCAAATTATCCAATTACTACAAAATCATCCCAATCTTGAGGGTATTATCACATCGGAATATTGGGAAAAACTTCCTGAAGGCAGCTTTTTACCAGAAACATATTATTTTACTTTATCAGAAGATAGGTTGAAGTTGCTTCAACGTATGCAAGCTGCCCTAGAAACAGTGATAAATGAAGTATGGAACAGCCGTCCAGCAGATTTTCCGTTAAATAATCCCCGCGATCTTATTGCGCTGGCTTCTATTGTAGAAAAAGAAACAGGCAAAAATGAAGAAAGACCAAGGGTTGCGGCTGTTTTTTTTAATAGGTTAAAGCAAAAGATAAAACTTCAGTCCGATGCGACAGTCATTTATGGGTTAACTTTGGGACGTTTTGAATTAGAAAGATCGCTGAAACGCGAGGATTTAAAAAATCCAACTCCATATAATACTTATACGAATTTTGGGTTGCCACCAACACCTATCGCCAATCCTGGTAAAGCCAGTATAATTGCTGTTGTACATCCATTACAGACGAAGGAATTATTCTTTGTAGCAGATGGCAAGGGTGGGCATTCTTTTGCAGAAAATTTAGAACAGCATAATAAAAATATTCAGGAATGGTTGAAAATTATCCGCAAACCCACTATCCTCAATCCATGA